DNA sequence from the Rhizobium lusitanum genome:
GGGTCTGGTAGAAATGCCCGGAACGGGAAAATTATCCTGCTTCTTGGTTAAAAACATCTAAACAAGGCATCGCCGCTCGCCATGACGACGAAGAAAAAACCGAAGGTCTACGTCACGCGCAAACTGCCCGATGCGGTGGAGACGCGGATGCGCGAGCTCTTCGATGCCGAACTCAACATAGACGATCAGCCGCGCACGCAGGCGGAACTCGCCGAAGCTGTCCGGACAGTTGACGTGCTGGTGCCGACGGTTACCGACCGCATCGACGCCGCGCTGATCGAGGAAGCCGGGCCGCAGATGAAGCTGATTGCCAGCTTTTCCAATGGCACCGACCATATCGATGTCGAGGCCGCCGCCCGCAAGGGCATCACGGTCACCAACACACCGAATGTGTTGACCGAGGATACGGCCGACATGACCATGGCGCTCATTCTCGCCGTACCGCGTCGGCTTGCCGAAGGTGCGCGGGTGCTGACGGACAAGCCTGGCGAATGGGCTGGCTGGTCGCCCACATGGATGCTCGGCCGCCGCATTCACGGCAAGCGCATCGGCATTGTCGGCATGGGCCGCATCGGTACCGCCGTTGCCCGTCGCGCCAAGGCCTTCGGCCTTGCCATCCATTATCACAATCGCAAGCGCGTCAGCGCGGCAACGGAAGACGAACTCGAGGCGACCTATTGGGATAGCCTCGACCAGATGCTGGCCCGCGTTGACATCGTTTCGGTCAACTGCCCGTCGACGCCGGCCACCTTCCATCTGATTTCGGCGCGCCGCCTGGCGCTGTTGCAGCCAACCAGTTACATCGTCAACACATCGCGCGGCGATGTCATCGACGAGACGGCGCTGATCAAGATCCTGCGCGAGGGCAAGATCGCCGGCGCCGGCCTCGACGTCTTCGAGAACGAACCATCAGTCAATCCGAAGCTGGTGAAGCTCGCCAACGAGGGTAAGGTGGTGTTGCTGCCGCATATGAGTTCGGCCACGCTCGAAAGCCGCATCGACATGGGCGACAAGGTGATCATCAACATCCGCACCTTCATCGACGGCCACCGCCCGCCGAACCGCGTTCTGCCGTTCCGCTGAGCCAAACCGCGGGCGCATATGCTGTAGGGCATCTTTTGGTCGAAAACGACCAAAGCCGACAATTATGTGCTATACTTGCGAGCTATCAAACGGACGACGGGTGATAGCAATGCTGGAAACGGATAAGGTATTCGCCGGCTCTATCCCGGAAAACTACGACCGCTATATGGTGCCGTTGATTTTCGAGCCGTTCACCACGGATCTTGCACAACGGGCAGCGTCCTTGTCTCCAAGTGCCGTTTTGGAAATTGCCGCAGGCACCGGGGTCGTCACCCGCGCATTGGCGCCGAAACTATCCCCCGACGCAAGCTATATCGTCACCGATCTCAACCAGCCGATGCTCGACTACGCCGCTTCGCGACAAGGCCCCGACATTCGCATCAAATGGCGCCAGGCGGACGCCCTGGCGCTACCGTTTGAAGATGCGGCCTTCGATCTCGTTTGTTGTCAGTTCGGCGCGATGTTCTTTCCCGACCGGTCATCTGCTTACCGCGAAGCAAAACGGGTCCTGAAGCCCGGAGGACATTTCCTATTCAATGTCTGGGATCGGATAGAGGAGAATGTATTTGCGAATGATGTCACGAATGCTCTCGCAAAGATTTTCCCGAACGATCCGCCGCGCTTTCTGGCACGCACGCCGCACGGCTATCACGATACGGCACTGATTCGCAGCGAGCTGGAAGATGCAGGCTTCTCTCATGTGGCGATTGAGACGAGAGCCGAACAAAGCCGTGCATCTTCGCCGCGCATTCCGGCCCTCGCTTATTGTCAGGGAACTCTTCTTCGCAATGAAATCGAGGCGAGGGACGCGGCAAAGCTGGAAGCTGCAACCGACCACGCCACATCAGTGATTGCAGACAGGCATGGTAGCGGCGAAGTTTCCGCCAAAATTCAGGCGCACGTCATCGTGGCTGTGGCCTAAATCAGAGCCTTGCACATCTCGATCGACGTCGTGCGGTCGAAGCCCGCATGGCGGTTCTCGGCGGTTTTCCGGAAGCCCCAGCGTGCGAAAGTAGCGTGATTGCCGGTCAACTCTATCCGTGTTTCCAGCCGCAATACGCCGAGTCCACGCTGCCGCGCCGCCGTCTCCGCAAGCTCCAGCAGGCGCTTGCCGATCCCCTTGCCCTGCGCTGCCGGCAAGACGGCAAGCTTGCCGATATAGAGGCTGCTAGGCTCCGGGCGGCAGAATATGCAGCCGGCTAATTGACTGTCATCCAGCGCGACATAACCGATTTCGCTCCTCGCCTTTTCCTTCACCGATTGCGGCGTCAGCGACAGCGCCGAGGAGGGCGGGTCGATTCGGTCGTTCATATAGGCGAAGGAGGCGAGAATGAGCTTCAGCAGCTCATCCCAGCGGTCGAAGCTGTCATCGAGGCGTTGCAAGATGATTTTGCTCATTCGGCGGCGGCCCTGGCGCGCTTGCGGCGATAGCGGATGGTGTCGAAGCGTGCGGCAAGTCCGTCATAGAGCAGCAGCCGGCCGATCAGCGGTTCGCCGGTACCGGTTATGATCTTGATCGCTTCCATCGCCATCAGCGTGCCGATGACGCCGGTGAGCGCGCCGATGACGCCGGTCTCGGCACAAGCGGGAATGAGGCCTTCGGGCGGCGGCGTCGGAAAGAGGTCGCGATAGCCGGGGTTCAAGACGCCGTCCACGCCGGCCTCGTAGGGCTTCAGCGTCGTCACCGATCCGTCGAACCGGCCGACCGCGCCGGTGACCAGTGGCAGTCGGGCCAATTCGGCCGCGTCGGCGGCGGCGTAGCGCGTGTCGAAATTGTCGGAACCGTCGACGACGAGATTGAAGCCGGCGAGGTGCCGCGCGGCGGTCTCTGTCGAAAAGCGCTCCTCGAAGCGGATCGTGCGTACATGCGGGTTGAGCCGCGCGATGGCGTCAGCCGCACTCTGCGTCTTCAGCTCGCCGATGGTGCCGGTGTCATGAATCACTTGGCGTTGCAGGTTGGAGAGCGAGACGCGGTCGTCATCGGCAATGCCGATCGTGCCGACACCGGCGGCAGCGAGATATTGCAGCACCGGCGCGCCGAGCCCGCCAGCGCCGATTACCAGAACACGCGCTGCTTTCAATTTCTGCTGGCCCGCGCCGCCCACTTCGGGAAGCAGGATATGGCGCTGATAAC
Encoded proteins:
- a CDS encoding GNAT family N-acetyltransferase — translated: MSKIILQRLDDSFDRWDELLKLILASFAYMNDRIDPPSSALSLTPQSVKEKARSEIGYVALDDSQLAGCIFCRPEPSSLYIGKLAVLPAAQGKGIGKRLLELAETAARQRGLGVLRLETRIELTGNHATFARWGFRKTAENRHAGFDRTTSIEMCKALI
- a CDS encoding molybdopterin-synthase adenylyltransferase MoeB, with the protein product MDPLTPDEIARYQRHILLPEVGGAGQQKLKAARVLVIGAGGLGAPVLQYLAAAGVGTIGIADDDRVSLSNLQRQVIHDTGTIGELKTQSAADAIARLNPHVRTIRFEERFSTETAARHLAGFNLVVDGSDNFDTRYAAADAAELARLPLVTGAVGRFDGSVTTLKPYEAGVDGVLNPGYRDLFPTPPPEGLIPACAETGVIGALTGVIGTLMAMEAIKIITGTGEPLIGRLLLYDGLAARFDTIRYRRKRARAAAE
- a CDS encoding class I SAM-dependent methyltransferase, giving the protein MLETDKVFAGSIPENYDRYMVPLIFEPFTTDLAQRAASLSPSAVLEIAAGTGVVTRALAPKLSPDASYIVTDLNQPMLDYAASRQGPDIRIKWRQADALALPFEDAAFDLVCCQFGAMFFPDRSSAYREAKRVLKPGGHFLFNVWDRIEENVFANDVTNALAKIFPNDPPRFLARTPHGYHDTALIRSELEDAGFSHVAIETRAEQSRASSPRIPALAYCQGTLLRNEIEARDAAKLEAATDHATSVIADRHGSGEVSAKIQAHVIVAVA
- a CDS encoding 2-hydroxyacid dehydrogenase, translated to MTTKKKPKVYVTRKLPDAVETRMRELFDAELNIDDQPRTQAELAEAVRTVDVLVPTVTDRIDAALIEEAGPQMKLIASFSNGTDHIDVEAAARKGITVTNTPNVLTEDTADMTMALILAVPRRLAEGARVLTDKPGEWAGWSPTWMLGRRIHGKRIGIVGMGRIGTAVARRAKAFGLAIHYHNRKRVSAATEDELEATYWDSLDQMLARVDIVSVNCPSTPATFHLISARRLALLQPTSYIVNTSRGDVIDETALIKILREGKIAGAGLDVFENEPSVNPKLVKLANEGKVVLLPHMSSATLESRIDMGDKVIINIRTFIDGHRPPNRVLPFR